One Pararhizobium sp. IMCC3301 DNA segment encodes these proteins:
- a CDS encoding NnrU family protein, which produces MTLLIIGLALFLGVHSVRIFFEPVRLWAINTFGAASWRAVYTLISVAGLVLIVLGFTPAAVGAEPLWVPPLSLLHVSATLLLLAFILVAAAYVPAGQIRARLKHPMTIGVMIWAAAHLLVNGMEHEVVLFGSFLVWSILVYFGARRRDRQMKLAYLAGPIRNDLVSIGLGTAVWLLFVFYAHEWLFGVAPLA; this is translated from the coding sequence ATGACGTTACTGATAATCGGCCTCGCACTGTTTTTGGGGGTCCATTCGGTCCGCATTTTTTTCGAACCGGTCCGCCTCTGGGCCATCAATACATTCGGTGCGGCAAGCTGGAGAGCGGTCTATACCTTGATCAGTGTCGCTGGTCTGGTGCTGATTGTGCTGGGGTTCACACCGGCTGCAGTGGGCGCTGAACCATTGTGGGTTCCTCCCTTGTCACTGCTGCATGTCTCGGCAACTCTGCTGCTGCTGGCCTTCATTCTGGTCGCAGCTGCCTATGTTCCTGCCGGACAGATCAGGGCCCGATTGAAACACCCGATGACAATCGGTGTGATGATCTGGGCAGCAGCGCATCTGCTGGTCAATGGCATGGAGCATGAAGTTGTTCTGTTCGGCTCGTTTCTGGTATGGTCGATTCTGGTCTATTTCGGCGCTCGCCGCCGCGACCGGCAGATGAAACTGGCCTATCTGGCGGGCCCGATACGCAATGATCTTGTCAGTATTGGCCTTGGTACAGCGGTGTGGTTGTTATTCGTTTTCTATGCCCATGAGTGGCTGTTTGGCGTCGCACCATTGGCGTGA